In Brevibacillus brevis, a genomic segment contains:
- a CDS encoding metallophosphoesterase, with translation MLLFVHTLYVKTTLIHLTAAGLPPLTLVHLTDLHGRTRYLNGSLHRLVNRWEPDIVFCTGDLAQHRGQLPRVMQEIAKIRAQHGFCFVPGNYERQEARGWKKRAYTAEEYASCKEQWQAKMTVLENKEVFFDIGDARIRVYGFDNSTYGNERYEPDKEEKAKRTYWTVLLAHSPNIISFIREKGIQGDLLLTGHTHGGQIRVVRRTFGAYKHFHIGPKQDREVGVFSISRGLGTSRLPFRLNCFPEVTVYLLNQPQRPG, from the coding sequence ATGCTTCTATTCGTTCATACGCTTTACGTGAAGACCACGCTCATCCATCTGACCGCAGCGGGGCTGCCGCCTTTGACGCTCGTCCACCTGACCGATTTGCATGGCCGCACCCGTTATCTCAACGGTTCGCTGCATCGGCTGGTCAATCGATGGGAGCCGGACATTGTCTTTTGTACTGGCGATTTGGCGCAACACCGCGGTCAATTGCCACGGGTCATGCAAGAAATAGCAAAAATTCGGGCGCAGCACGGGTTCTGTTTCGTCCCGGGCAATTACGAGCGACAGGAAGCGCGGGGCTGGAAAAAGAGAGCGTACACCGCAGAGGAGTACGCAAGCTGCAAGGAACAGTGGCAAGCGAAGATGACTGTGCTGGAAAACAAGGAGGTCTTCTTTGATATCGGCGATGCCCGGATACGGGTCTACGGCTTCGACAATTCTACCTACGGCAATGAGCGCTATGAGCCAGATAAAGAGGAGAAAGCGAAACGGACATACTGGACGGTGCTCCTGGCTCACTCGCCGAACATCATCTCGTTCATTCGTGAAAAAGGAATCCAAGGCGATCTCTTGCTCACCGGCCATACGCATGGGGGACAGATCCGGGTTGTCAGGAGGACATTCGGAGCGTACAAGCATTTTCACATCGGTCCCAAACAGGACAGGGAGGTGGGGGTTTTCTCCATCAGCAGAGGGCTAGGGACATCGAGACTCCCTTTTCGCCTGAACTGCTTTCCGGAAGTGACGGTGTATTTGCTGAACCAACCGCAGCGACCCGGATGA
- the mqnE gene encoding aminofutalosine synthase MqnE, translating into MALETIAIQDKSLAGIAEKVYHGERLTLEDGVTLFNSHDLLTIGQLANIVNQRKNGDNVYFIQNLYINPTNVCEAHCKFCGFRRDKDEDGAYTMNTEELLHYVETRFHPGIREFHVVGGHNQHMPFEYYVDTIRTLKKAYPDVTIKSYTGAEIEFFSRISGLSIEGVLKELMNAGLESLTGGGAEILTERYRMKMSPEKASTDMYLQVHRTAHQLGLKTHSTMLYGSIETLEERVIHMLRLRELQDETNGFLVFIPLAVQPIKASAGIKRRNSAIDDLKTMAISRLMLDNFPHIKAYFINIGTQLTQLSLTMGMSDVHGTLIEERISHSAGALTQQALTVDELVWLVKGAGKRALERDTFYNVIKEH; encoded by the coding sequence ATGGCGCTTGAAACGATTGCCATCCAAGACAAATCGCTCGCTGGCATCGCCGAAAAGGTCTACCACGGAGAACGACTGACCCTGGAAGACGGTGTCACTCTCTTCAACTCCCACGATCTGCTCACGATCGGACAGCTCGCCAACATCGTCAACCAACGGAAAAACGGCGACAATGTTTACTTTATTCAAAACCTGTACATCAATCCGACGAACGTCTGTGAAGCCCACTGCAAATTCTGCGGCTTCCGCCGTGACAAGGACGAAGATGGCGCTTACACCATGAACACCGAAGAGCTGCTGCACTACGTGGAAACCCGTTTCCATCCAGGCATTCGCGAGTTCCACGTCGTAGGCGGACACAACCAGCACATGCCGTTCGAATACTACGTCGATACGATTCGCACACTCAAAAAGGCATACCCTGACGTGACCATCAAATCGTACACCGGTGCCGAAATCGAGTTCTTCTCCCGCATCTCCGGCCTGTCTATCGAAGGCGTATTGAAGGAATTGATGAATGCCGGCCTGGAAAGCTTGACTGGCGGCGGCGCGGAGATCTTGACCGAGCGCTACCGGATGAAAATGAGCCCGGAAAAAGCGAGCACAGACATGTACCTGCAAGTGCACCGCACTGCCCACCAGCTGGGGCTGAAAACGCACTCCACCATGCTGTACGGTTCGATCGAAACCTTGGAAGAGCGCGTGATTCACATGCTGCGTCTGCGCGAGCTGCAGGATGAAACCAACGGATTCCTGGTCTTTATCCCGCTGGCTGTACAGCCGATCAAGGCTTCCGCGGGCATCAAGCGCCGCAACTCCGCAATCGACGACTTGAAAACGATGGCGATCAGCCGCCTGATGCTGGACAACTTCCCGCACATCAAGGCGTACTTCATCAACATCGGTACGCAGCTGACCCAGCTGTCCCTGACCATGGGGATGTCCGACGTCCACGGCACGCTCATCGAGGAGCGCATCAGCCACTCTGCCGGCGCTCTGACGCAGCAAGCCCTGACTGTCGACGAGCTGGTCTGGCTGGTTAAAGGCGCTGGCAAGCGCGCACTGGAACGCGACACGTTCTACAACGTCATCAAAGAACACTAA
- a CDS encoding NAD(P)/FAD-dependent oxidoreductase, with protein MKRLVILGGGYGGLRIIERVLSPDLPDDVFITLVDRMPFHGLKTEYYALAAGTTPESHLRVTFPNDPRLTIKYGEVTGLDLDEQIVNFTNGDTISYDWLVIGLGCEDRYHNIPGAEQFTCSIQSMGSTRNTYSAINNVNPYGTVTVVGGGLSGVEMAAELRESRPDLNVRIIDRGQSILSPFPKKLQEYASQWFIEHDVQLVSMASVTGVEPGVVFNHNQPVESDVIVWTAGIQANRIVRELPIETDNIGRAKLNQYHQIPSHPNVYVVGDCASTITAPSAQTAEIQGDQIAMILKKDIKGEEYPPSLPPLKHKGFLGSLGKKEGFASMGKVSLVGQMARVIKSGQLWMYKKHMG; from the coding sequence ATGAAACGACTTGTGATCCTTGGTGGAGGATACGGGGGTCTTCGTATTATTGAGCGAGTCCTGTCCCCTGATTTACCTGACGATGTGTTTATTACCCTTGTAGACCGTATGCCGTTTCACGGCTTGAAAACAGAGTACTACGCTCTGGCTGCAGGGACTACGCCAGAATCTCACTTGCGTGTCACCTTTCCAAACGATCCTCGCCTGACGATCAAATACGGGGAAGTAACCGGATTGGATTTGGACGAGCAGATCGTCAACTTTACCAACGGGGACACCATTTCCTACGACTGGCTCGTCATCGGACTTGGCTGTGAGGACCGTTACCACAATATCCCTGGCGCAGAGCAGTTCACCTGTTCCATTCAGTCCATGGGATCTACCCGCAACACTTATTCCGCAATTAATAATGTGAATCCGTATGGAACGGTTACCGTTGTGGGTGGAGGCCTGAGCGGCGTAGAAATGGCTGCCGAGCTGCGCGAGAGCCGTCCCGACCTGAATGTACGCATTATCGACCGCGGACAAAGCATTCTCAGTCCATTCCCGAAAAAGCTGCAGGAATACGCTTCGCAATGGTTCATCGAGCACGATGTGCAGCTCGTATCCATGGCCAGCGTGACAGGTGTCGAACCGGGCGTCGTCTTCAACCACAACCAACCAGTGGAAAGCGACGTCATCGTCTGGACTGCCGGCATTCAAGCGAACCGGATCGTGCGCGAGCTTCCGATCGAAACAGACAACATCGGACGCGCCAAGCTGAATCAGTATCACCAAATCCCATCTCATCCAAACGTATACGTCGTAGGCGACTGCGCAAGCACGATCACCGCGCCAAGCGCCCAAACGGCTGAGATCCAGGGCGATCAAATCGCCATGATACTGAAAAAGGACATCAAAGGCGAAGAGTATCCTCCGTCCCTGCCTCCTCTGAAGCACAAAGGCTTCCTCGGATCCCTGGGGAAAAAAGAAGGGTTTGCCAGCATGGGGAAAGTTTCCCTCGTCGGCCAAATGGCTCGCGTCATCAAGAGCGGTCAACTGTGGATGTACAAAAAACATATGGGATAG
- a CDS encoding PLP-dependent aminotransferase family protein, which translates to MSYPFATRVQRITSSAVRDLLKVTQAGDVISFAGGLPDESLFPVQELEMAYQKVFRSGGKYLQYGPTEGDTDLRMLISERMQEKGISSHVENILVTTGSQQAIDLLAKVFLSAGDTILVENPSYLAALQAFRLYETDIIAVESDADGMIPEALEEKIIAHSPKFIYVVPTFSNPEGKVWSRERREALLRLAEKHNVLIVEDDPYSELRFAEEEPVPLAAMDTEGKRVIYTSTFSKTVAPGFRIGWLAGPKEVIRLGALSKQSTDLHTSSVDQRALYYFLKDFPVQDHVDRLRAVYERRMQAMQACLARSGPHLFEWAEPKGGMFLWVAINRPIDTSELLKAAVDEGVAFVPGASFFTGTPQTNTLRLNYTHSSQQRIEEGMGRLMAAIDKVLASKVRE; encoded by the coding sequence ATGTCGTATCCATTTGCAACGCGCGTGCAGAGAATCACCTCGTCTGCAGTACGGGATCTGCTCAAAGTCACACAAGCGGGAGATGTGATTTCGTTTGCCGGGGGCTTGCCCGATGAATCACTGTTCCCTGTGCAGGAGCTGGAGATGGCTTATCAAAAGGTCTTCCGTTCGGGAGGAAAATATCTTCAGTACGGACCCACTGAAGGGGACACCGATCTACGGATGCTCATTTCGGAGCGGATGCAAGAAAAAGGCATCTCTTCGCATGTGGAAAACATTTTGGTGACGACAGGCTCGCAGCAGGCCATCGATTTGCTGGCAAAGGTGTTTCTTTCGGCAGGGGATACGATTCTGGTCGAAAACCCGTCCTACCTGGCAGCCCTGCAAGCATTCCGCTTGTACGAGACGGACATCATCGCGGTAGAGAGCGACGCGGACGGAATGATTCCGGAGGCCCTGGAAGAAAAGATCATCGCACATTCACCCAAGTTCATTTACGTAGTGCCCACTTTCTCGAACCCGGAAGGCAAGGTTTGGAGCAGGGAGAGGCGGGAAGCGCTCTTGCGCCTCGCGGAAAAGCACAACGTATTGATCGTGGAAGACGACCCCTACTCCGAGCTGCGCTTTGCGGAGGAGGAGCCGGTACCGCTGGCAGCGATGGATACAGAGGGAAAACGGGTGATCTACACGAGCACCTTTTCCAAAACGGTCGCTCCCGGCTTCCGCATCGGCTGGCTGGCGGGACCCAAGGAGGTGATCCGCTTGGGGGCTTTATCGAAGCAATCAACCGATCTCCATACAAGCTCGGTTGACCAGCGGGCCCTTTATTATTTCCTCAAGGATTTCCCTGTACAAGATCACGTAGACAGGCTCAGGGCGGTTTACGAGCGACGGATGCAGGCGATGCAGGCTTGCCTGGCCAGGAGCGGTCCCCATTTGTTTGAGTGGGCGGAGCCGAAGGGCGGCATGTTCCTCTGGGTGGCGATCAATCGGCCGATCGATACGTCTGAGCTGTTGAAAGCGGCTGTAGATGAAGGAGTAGCCTTCGTGCCGGGAGCCTCCTTTTTCACCGGTACGCCGCAAACGAATACGCTTCGGCTCAACTACACCCACTCTTCGCAGCAAAGGATCGAAGAGGGGATGGGTCGTCTGATGGCAGCGATCGACAAGGTGCTGGCCAGCAAGGTGCGTGAATGA
- a CDS encoding M20 family metallopeptidase, whose protein sequence is MVNRDRIAEIIEQKRELFTQVSDRIWEFAETRFEEFRSAELLCQTLEQEGFTVEKNLAGIKTAFVGSYGSGGPVVAILGEYDALSGLSQERGNAEHQPITAGGNGHGCGHNLLGTGSLAAAVAIRHYMEENRIKGTVRYYGCPAEEGGSGKAYMARAGLFDDVDFAICWHPQNFNAIMSISSLANYQVYFKFKGKAAHAAAAPHLGRSALDAVELMNIGVNYLREHVIPEARLHYAITNTGGFSPNVVQAEAHVLYLIRAPKTEQVAEIYERVCKIARGAAMMTETEVEIIFDKACSNLIPNQTLERVMYENFQALGVPKFDEAEKTFARQIRTTIPEADKNSELHMLAKLKGTGAGEFVSKLKEQVLSEFLLPHMQTPRLMSGSTDVGDVSWITPTVQCSTTCFAMGTQLHSWQAVSQGGMSIGQKGMLHAGKVMAATGIDVLTRPDVIEEAKAELKERLEGKTYVCPIPADIQPAARR, encoded by the coding sequence ATGGTAAATCGTGACAGAATTGCAGAAATCATCGAACAGAAAAGAGAACTCTTCACACAGGTGAGCGACCGCATCTGGGAGTTCGCGGAAACGCGCTTTGAAGAGTTTCGCTCCGCCGAATTGCTTTGCCAGACGCTCGAACAGGAAGGCTTCACTGTAGAAAAAAATCTCGCCGGGATCAAGACTGCCTTTGTCGGCAGCTACGGCAGCGGAGGTCCTGTCGTCGCGATCCTCGGCGAGTACGATGCCCTCTCCGGGTTGAGCCAGGAACGCGGCAATGCCGAACATCAGCCCATCACCGCTGGCGGAAACGGCCATGGCTGCGGTCACAACCTCTTGGGGACAGGCTCTCTGGCCGCAGCCGTCGCCATTCGCCATTACATGGAAGAAAACCGGATCAAAGGCACGGTTCGCTACTACGGCTGCCCAGCAGAAGAGGGCGGTTCCGGGAAAGCCTATATGGCGCGCGCCGGATTGTTCGACGATGTCGATTTCGCGATTTGCTGGCATCCGCAAAATTTCAATGCGATCATGTCGATCAGCAGTCTGGCCAACTACCAGGTGTACTTCAAGTTCAAAGGAAAAGCCGCGCACGCCGCAGCCGCTCCTCACCTCGGACGCAGCGCGCTGGATGCCGTCGAGCTGATGAACATCGGCGTCAACTACCTGCGAGAGCACGTCATCCCGGAAGCTCGCTTGCATTACGCGATCACGAATACGGGCGGCTTCTCACCGAATGTCGTGCAAGCCGAAGCCCACGTCCTCTATTTGATCCGCGCGCCGAAAACGGAGCAAGTGGCGGAGATTTACGAGCGCGTCTGCAAAATCGCCCGCGGCGCTGCCATGATGACGGAAACGGAGGTCGAGATCATCTTTGACAAAGCGTGCTCCAACCTCATCCCGAATCAGACCTTGGAGCGCGTCATGTACGAAAACTTCCAGGCGCTCGGCGTCCCGAAGTTTGACGAAGCCGAAAAGACGTTTGCCCGCCAGATTCGCACGACCATTCCCGAAGCGGATAAAAACAGCGAGCTGCACATGCTGGCCAAGCTGAAAGGGACAGGAGCGGGCGAATTCGTCAGCAAGCTGAAGGAACAGGTGCTGTCCGAATTCCTTCTGCCACATATGCAAACTCCCCGCCTGATGTCCGGATCGACGGACGTCGGGGATGTCAGCTGGATCACGCCGACTGTTCAGTGTTCGACGACGTGCTTTGCCATGGGCACGCAGCTGCACTCCTGGCAGGCCGTCTCGCAAGGCGGCATGTCCATCGGTCAAAAAGGGATGCTGCACGCCGGCAAGGTCATGGCTGCGACGGGAATCGACGTCCTGACGCGCCCGGACGTGATCGAAGAAGCAAAAGCCGAGCTGAAAGAAAGGCTGGAGGGCAAAACATACGTCTGCCCGATTCCGGCTGACATTCAGCCGGCCGCCCGTCGATAG
- a CDS encoding aspartyl-phosphate phosphatase Spo0E family protein: MRDVLLEKIELLRQRMVNMGLEFGLDHPEVLEYSIQIDQLHNELNQIDHNLSKVGTSKKPYRFYLLENKAFFA, encoded by the coding sequence ATGCGGGATGTTTTGCTCGAAAAAATCGAACTCCTTCGACAGCGTATGGTAAATATGGGGTTAGAGTTTGGGTTAGATCATCCAGAAGTCCTAGAATACAGTATACAAATTGATCAACTACACAACGAACTGAACCAGATAGATCATAATCTGTCTAAGGTAGGGACCAGCAAGAAACCTTATCGCTTTTATCTTCTTGAAAACAAGGCATTTTTCGCATAA
- a CDS encoding PLP-dependent aminotransferase family protein, whose product MHIDLDRNAGITLSEQIRSSIVDRIQSGLLLEGEKLPSVRNLAKCLNVSLMTVFHAYELLEQEGMIKRIQGKGTFIQGKTDRFRDRREEGPSMDWQNSVADYLPRAQYWRMMQTPLADVANLSMASLHESLIPTEWISEQLAQHAQLDHTLLTEYGPVQGDGSLREAVLPYFREKGILASPSEIMILNGSQQGIDLVASTFVGPGDTVVLEEPAYPCAIDVMRKRGATVYTIPIDAEGMQVDRLAALCDSRPPKLIYTNPTFQNPTGAVMSARRRAQLLELAQSYGSIILEDDATSDLYFGAEPPPPPIKSMDRHGHVIYLKGISKLISPGCRIGFLIANGTFITRLVSSKGISDLGSPLITQKALLPFFASSQLKKHAPLLREKLKERRDLVLRILNRSAPKGVHWNKPDGGLNIWLSLPPALNADDFHMIALQRGISFLPGHVCFPNQQLFHHLRLSFSYLDARQLEQAVMTLCSLLHDFLRSDRLSQRMMPI is encoded by the coding sequence ATGCACATCGACCTGGACAGAAACGCTGGCATAACACTTTCAGAACAGATACGCTCCTCGATCGTGGATCGGATTCAATCCGGCTTGCTGCTGGAGGGGGAAAAACTTCCCTCGGTAAGGAATCTCGCCAAATGCCTGAATGTAAGCTTGATGACCGTCTTTCATGCTTATGAATTATTGGAGCAGGAAGGCATGATCAAGCGGATTCAGGGAAAAGGCACCTTTATTCAGGGGAAAACGGACAGATTTCGGGATCGCCGGGAAGAGGGGCCGTCCATGGACTGGCAGAACAGCGTCGCCGATTATTTGCCCCGCGCCCAATACTGGCGCATGATGCAGACGCCGCTGGCGGATGTGGCGAACCTGTCGATGGCATCCCTGCACGAATCGCTCATCCCGACCGAATGGATCTCTGAGCAGCTTGCCCAGCACGCCCAGCTCGACCACACTCTTTTGACCGAATACGGCCCTGTCCAGGGGGACGGAAGCCTGCGTGAGGCGGTGCTTCCGTACTTTCGCGAAAAAGGCATCCTCGCCAGCCCGAGTGAAATCATGATTCTCAATGGCTCGCAGCAAGGGATCGATCTGGTCGCGTCTACGTTTGTGGGGCCTGGTGACACTGTCGTGCTGGAGGAGCCTGCCTATCCCTGCGCGATCGATGTCATGCGAAAGCGGGGCGCTACCGTATATACGATCCCAATCGACGCAGAGGGAATGCAGGTGGATCGATTGGCAGCCCTGTGCGATTCGCGTCCGCCCAAGCTGATCTATACGAACCCGACCTTTCAGAATCCAACAGGCGCAGTGATGAGCGCCAGGCGCCGTGCACAGCTGCTGGAGCTGGCCCAGAGCTATGGTTCCATCATTCTAGAGGATGATGCGACCAGCGATCTTTATTTTGGGGCGGAGCCTCCCCCGCCTCCTATCAAAAGCATGGATCGGCACGGCCACGTCATCTATTTGAAAGGGATCAGCAAGCTGATTTCCCCTGGCTGCCGCATCGGTTTTTTGATCGCAAACGGCACGTTCATCACGAGACTCGTCAGCTCCAAAGGGATCAGTGACCTCGGATCTCCGCTGATCACCCAGAAGGCCCTTCTCCCCTTCTTTGCATCCAGCCAGCTGAAAAAGCATGCGCCCCTGCTGCGGGAGAAACTAAAAGAGCGCAGGGATCTGGTTCTGCGAATATTGAACCGTTCGGCGCCAAAAGGCGTTCATTGGAACAAGCCGGACGGAGGATTGAATATTTGGCTCTCGCTGCCCCCTGCGCTGAATGCGGATGACTTCCACATGATTGCCCTGCAGAGAGGGATTTCCTTCTTGCCGGGACACGTCTGTTTTCCAAACCAGCAGCTATTCCACCATCTGCGGCTCTCGTTTTCCTACCTGGATGCTCGCCAGCTCGAGCAGGCCGTGATGACGCTTTGCAGTCTGCTGCACGACTTTCTTCGGTCCGATCGGCTTTCTCAGCGGATGATGCCGATTTGA
- a CDS encoding LysR family transcriptional regulator yields the protein MDFEWYRSFISIYKHGSVSEAARTRMMTQPAMSQHLAALEAEVGEPLFTRTPRKMVPTERGKELYTRVVPLIEGLEEATQSLKAVSSPTLPVARIGAAHEFFREWVSPHLADFPMRVIAHFGIASVVLDYLLEEKVDVIVTSQKLSAPGVEYLYFVQEEFAIVAPSDFPEPVFEDREQWEAWLSSQSWMSYGLELPIIRRFWREHFQKRPLMQPAHVLPDLHALLKAIEHGAGISLLPTYMLEDVLPREKAKIIYPAHRVQNDLYLAYLLKNRNVPTLKLLLEALRSTLR from the coding sequence ATGGACTTTGAATGGTACCGCAGTTTTATCAGCATCTACAAGCACGGTTCTGTTTCGGAAGCAGCCAGGACACGGATGATGACCCAGCCAGCAATGAGTCAGCACCTGGCCGCTCTGGAGGCGGAAGTGGGGGAGCCTCTCTTTACCAGAACTCCCCGGAAAATGGTACCGACGGAGCGGGGAAAAGAGCTCTATACCCGCGTGGTTCCTCTCATCGAGGGACTGGAGGAGGCGACGCAAAGCCTCAAAGCAGTCTCCTCCCCGACTCTTCCCGTCGCCAGAATCGGGGCTGCGCACGAGTTTTTTCGCGAGTGGGTCTCTCCGCACCTGGCGGATTTTCCGATGCGGGTCATCGCCCATTTCGGGATTGCCTCTGTCGTTCTCGACTACCTTCTGGAAGAGAAGGTGGATGTGATCGTCACCTCGCAAAAACTCTCGGCGCCGGGTGTCGAATACCTGTATTTCGTTCAGGAGGAGTTTGCTATCGTGGCTCCTTCCGATTTTCCGGAACCTGTCTTTGAAGATCGAGAGCAGTGGGAAGCGTGGCTGTCCTCCCAGTCTTGGATGAGTTATGGACTCGAGCTGCCGATCATTCGCAGGTTTTGGCGGGAGCATTTTCAAAAACGACCGCTGATGCAGCCTGCGCACGTCTTGCCCGATTTACACGCCCTCCTCAAAGCCATCGAGCACGGTGCAGGCATCAGTCTGCTGCCGACCTACATGCTGGAGGATGTCTTGCCAAGAGAAAAAGCGAAAATCATTTACCCCGCACATCGGGTCCAAAATGATTTGTACCTGGCCTATCTCCTCAAAAATCGAAATGTACCGACTCTGAAGCTGTTGCTGGAGGCTCTTCGCAGCACGCTGAGATAG
- a CDS encoding DUF1450 domain-containing protein, with amino-acid sequence MKPLIEFCASNVASYTQSVVDALEKDPDLDVDVLEYGCLGYCGECYMQPFALVNGNLVQAETADELLAKIKRKLREEEEELDFPF; translated from the coding sequence ATGAAGCCTTTAATCGAATTTTGCGCGAGCAACGTCGCTTCTTATACCCAATCCGTCGTGGATGCATTGGAAAAGGATCCCGATTTGGACGTGGACGTATTGGAGTACGGATGCCTGGGGTATTGCGGCGAATGCTACATGCAGCCGTTCGCGCTGGTCAACGGAAACCTGGTGCAGGCCGAGACCGCAGACGAGCTTCTTGCCAAAATCAAGCGCAAGCTGCGTGAGGAAGAAGAAGAACTGGACTTTCCTTTCTAA
- the erpA gene encoding iron-sulfur cluster insertion protein ErpA, translating to MITLTERASLKVKEMLAAEDKPNLFLRVGVRPGGCSGFTYGMGWDEEMKEGDTTFEQHGVKIVVDKDSYPYIKGTEIDFKESMMGGGFSIENPNAIASCGCGSSFRTALAEGKAEKCDD from the coding sequence ATGATTACGTTGACAGAGCGAGCCAGCCTCAAGGTCAAGGAAATGCTGGCTGCTGAAGATAAACCCAATCTGTTCCTGCGGGTCGGAGTAAGACCAGGAGGTTGCAGTGGCTTCACCTACGGCATGGGCTGGGATGAGGAAATGAAGGAAGGCGACACGACCTTCGAGCAGCACGGCGTGAAAATCGTTGTCGACAAGGACAGCTATCCATACATTAAAGGCACCGAGATTGATTTCAAGGAATCGATGATGGGCGGAGGCTTTTCCATCGAGAATCCGAATGCGATCGCTTCCTGTGGCTGCGGTTCGTCGTTCCGCACGGCATTGGCCGAGGGCAAAGCGGAGAAGTGTGACGACTGA
- a CDS encoding DUF4173 domain-containing protein — MDFQIERKPSLRWLFIGSLVIGLIGDYLFYGKDFGISYPLFVLCLYGLFFWQARERIHLRFSQDQAFAWLLTLPTFLLALTFFLYDNLFFHLLNFMIVPFLLVAQTMLLSRRYKREWHSFGFFGEIVEMVMYHTLRHTRIPFVLLSRRIRSRVDGTKYRMAKKVLTGIGISLPLLLVVLTLLSQADGVFGHFLEEIPRMLFDWDSAEALFRLVLIGSVALVSFGYLYSSLGPGQHDVAAAPVIREEKKIAWDGVIVVTILTIINVVYAAFTVIQISYLFGGAQTALPDGMTYAEYAKKGFNELVVVTIINFILLVSSMYLVSREKPLTYRIVQVLLSLLTVCTSFMLYSAYFRLSLYQEAYGYTYSRLLAHAFMVFLFVLFAIALLRIWRSGFSLPKYYGIAAIAAYVIVNYLNIDVVIAENNIQRYHETGEIDTEYLAGLSSDAVPVIMTLAQDKSVGESVMQQIREKVEDLEEESDWQSFNLARSRAQAYVE; from the coding sequence GTGGACTTCCAAATAGAAAGAAAACCCAGTCTGCGCTGGCTGTTCATCGGCTCGCTGGTGATCGGTTTGATCGGGGATTATTTGTTTTACGGAAAGGATTTTGGCATTTCTTATCCGCTGTTTGTCCTGTGCTTGTACGGGCTGTTCTTTTGGCAAGCCCGGGAGCGCATCCATTTGCGCTTTTCGCAGGATCAAGCCTTTGCATGGCTGCTGACGCTGCCGACCTTTCTGCTCGCCCTGACCTTTTTTTTGTACGACAATCTGTTTTTTCACTTGCTGAATTTCATGATCGTCCCGTTTCTGTTGGTCGCCCAAACGATGCTGCTGAGCAGGCGGTACAAGCGTGAATGGCACTCGTTCGGATTTTTCGGAGAGATCGTCGAGATGGTGATGTACCATACGCTGAGGCATACGCGTATCCCGTTCGTCCTGTTGAGCCGACGAATCAGGTCGCGTGTGGATGGGACCAAATACAGAATGGCAAAGAAAGTGCTGACGGGGATCGGGATTTCCCTGCCGCTCCTCCTGGTCGTGTTGACGCTGCTCTCCCAGGCTGACGGCGTATTCGGGCATTTTCTGGAGGAAATACCGCGCATGCTGTTCGACTGGGACTCGGCAGAGGCGCTGTTTCGACTGGTCTTGATCGGATCGGTGGCGCTCGTGAGCTTTGGCTACCTGTATTCCAGTTTGGGGCCGGGACAACATGACGTGGCGGCGGCACCCGTCATACGCGAAGAGAAAAAAATCGCCTGGGATGGGGTCATCGTAGTGACGATCCTCACCATCATCAACGTCGTGTACGCGGCATTTACCGTGATCCAGATTTCGTATTTGTTCGGCGGAGCACAGACTGCCCTCCCGGATGGAATGACGTATGCGGAATACGCGAAAAAAGGCTTCAACGAGCTGGTCGTGGTGACGATCATCAATTTCATCCTGCTCGTCAGCTCCATGTATCTCGTATCGCGGGAAAAACCGCTCACGTACCGGATCGTTCAAGTGCTGCTCAGCCTGCTGACGGTTTGTACGAGCTTCATGCTCTATTCTGCCTACTTCCGCCTTTCGCTGTACCAGGAGGCTTACGGTTATACATACTCGCGGCTGCTCGCCCACGCCTTCATGGTCTTTTTGTTCGTGCTGTTCGCGATCGCTCTGCTGAGAATCTGGCGCAGCGGCTTTTCCTTGCCAAAATATTACGGAATCGCGGCGATTGCAGCGTACGTCATCGTAAATTACCTCAACATCGATGTCGTGATCGCGGAAAACAACATTCAGCGCTATCACGAGACGGGAGAGATCGACACCGAGTATTTGGCGGGCCTGTCCTCCGATGCGGTTCCGGTAATCATGACGCTGGCACAAGACAAGTCCGTAGGCGAATCGGTTATGCAGCAAATCCGTGAAAAAGTGGAGGATTTGGAGGAAGAAAGCGACTGGCAATCGTTCAATCTGGCCAGATCCAGAGCCCAAGCATACGTGGAGTGA